Within Ischnura elegans chromosome 6, ioIscEleg1.1, whole genome shotgun sequence, the genomic segment TTAGGACCACATCCTATATCTGTGCTTAGgctttttaatacattttcaatttccttAACAGACACTGATAAGGAGCTAAAAATAATATGAGTGGTCAAAGTATGGTCATAGAGCATTTTAGGACTTGAGATagagtacacaaatgaaaaaagtgatgcaAATAAATAAGCTATACTGTAGGAAAATCACCATTTACATCATGCAAGAACATGTTTTATGGTAAAGAATGCTCATTGCATAGAGTCATCACATGTTTCAAAAATGATTCACATTTCTCAGGAAACAGTGAGCAATATCCCTATGTTTGCACTAGTATTCTTCTAACAATTATTCCCACCActtcagaggaaaataaaatccaagcCTCACTTCTGAGTTGAAATTACTCTGAATACATTCTGAAGGATCACTAACAGTTACAAATTTCAACTACCTGCTCTTATAACAATCATTCCCTCCACTgcagagggaaataaaaaaaatctaaccTAACTTCTGAGTTCAAATTACTCTGACTAAATTCTGAAGGATCACTAACAGTTACACATTTCAACCACCTGTTCCTATAACAATAATTCCCACCACTTCAGAGGAAGTAATTAGTCCTAAACAATGAAAAACCTAACTGACTTATATATTTCTGAACCCTGAGACAGTGTAAAACTTTTCTTAAGATATCAGCACTTACATATTACAGAGTCATGATTATTAAAATGTCGTAGACTTCCCATCCTTCTTATCATGACCCCAATCACCATCTGTAAAAACTTCCACCATCTTCTTGCACTTCTATATTGATGCAAGCTCATCCTCTGTTTTTTGCTACCTTAAATCATTAACTGCACATTCCAATACATAGTCTCAAAACTACTGCTTTCATCTAAATGACCCTGATTTTCAAAGATTGTAATTGTTGTCGCCTGATACCAAAACTGATATCATTAAAATTCGCTTTTTCCAGTTTCTACCAGAAGTATGGCTTTCCGGGAGCGATAGGGGCTATAGACTGCACCCATGTGGCTATAGTTGCTCCACCAGTGGACAACCCGATTTATATGGAAAGGCAATACTATAACCACAAGAGATACCATTCCATAAACGTACAGCTGGTAattgcatttttctttttatgagtTTTCTAATGATTGTCAAGTATTGCCTTGTAATTTGTAACTATTTCTCTTCCAGGTTTGCGACtctaaaatgagaattttaaatgttaatgccAGATTTCCAGGGGCCACAAATGACGCATATTTTATGCCAATTCGGAATTACGACGGGGCCTTATACAGATGAAGGAGAGATATAATGTCAATGCCTGGCTAATTGGTAAGTGTTCTTTCCCTTCTGTacatttaaatacatacataccaCCTGGATAGAAGCTCTGATGACTATATTAATAATTAGTTACAAGTAACACATGCACATAAATCTGGTGTAGTGCTGAAAtccaacagaaaaaaaataattttactcaggGTAACAAACCTGCTGAATAATAGGTAATAATTCTCCTCCCTCTTCTCCAAATTTTTCAGGAGACAGTGGTTACCCCCTTGAGCCAGGGTTAATGACCCCTATAGCAGGGGATATACTACCAAATTCTCCAGAGGAGAGATTCAACAGGAGCCTTTGCCGTGCCCGGAGCATTGTCGAGCAATGCAATGGTGTGCTTAAGGCTCGATGGAGGTGCTTGTTGAAACACAGGGTCCTGCATTATATGCCAGAGAAAGCAAGTGATATAATAAACTCCTGCTGTGTGTTGCACAACATGTGCATCGAAAGAAATGTGGCAGAGGGAGAAATTCCTATAAATGTGGAGGAAAATGGGATGTATGCTGACCCTAATCCAGCAGGACAAAACCACAGAGCTGGGCTCCAAGTCCGACAAAGAATAATTAGGGATTATTTCCAGT encodes:
- the LOC124160090 gene encoding putative nuclease HARBI1 yields the protein MQVLAALRFFAGGPYQSYIGEEEYTAMDQSSVSRCITEVAKAICEHLMQHWIKLDLSPESVAGLREGFYQKYGFPGAIGAIDCTHVAIVAPPVDNPIYMERQYYNHKRYHSINVQLVCDSKMRILNVNARFPGATNDAYFMPIRNYDGALYR